One Brassica oleracea var. oleracea cultivar TO1000 chromosome C7, BOL, whole genome shotgun sequence genomic window carries:
- the LOC106303917 gene encoding agamous-like MADS-box protein AGL16, whose product MGRGKIAIKRIDNSTSRQVTFSKRRNGLLKKAKELAILCDAEVGVIIFSSTGRLYDFSSSSMKSVIERYRDAKCDTNSEMNPASEIKFWQNEAAILKRQLHNLQENHRQMMGEELSGLSVEDLQKLENQLEMSLGDVRMKKEQMLVEEIKELNREGNLVHQENLELHKKVNVMHQQNMELHKKVSEVESVKSADKTSLLTNGLDMGGNSSEHVHLQLSQPQQHDETRSKAIQLSYFSFIA is encoded by the exons ATGGGAAGGGGAAAGATCGCGATTAAGAGGATCGATAACTCGACGAGTCGTCAGGTGACTTTCTCCAAGAGAAGGAACGGCTTGTTGAAGAAAGCCAAGGAGCTTGCGATTCTCTGCGATGCTGAGGTTGGTGTTATCATCTTCTCCAGCACTGGCAGGCTCTACGATTTCTCCAGCTCCAG CATGAAGTCGGTAATAGAGAGATACAGAGATGCCAAATGTGACACCAATTCGGAAATGAACCCAGCTTCAGAAATCAAG TTTTGGCAAAATGAGGCTGCGATTCTGAAGCGACAGCTACATAACTTGCAAGAAAACCACCG GCAAATGATGGGTGAAGAGCTCTCTGGACTAAGTGTGGAAGATCTTCAGAAACTGGAGAATCAGCTTGAGATGAGCCTTGGCGACGTACGAATGAAAAAG GAGCAAATGTTAGTCGAAGAAATAAAAGAACTCAACCGAGAG GGTAATCTCGTGCACCAAGAGAATTTAGAGCTCCACAAGAAAGTAAACGTAATGCACCAGCAGAACATGGAGTTACATAAGAAG GTTTCAGAGGTTGAGAGTGTGAAAAGCGCAGACAAAACTTCTCTTCTCACAAATGGTCTAGACATGGGAGGTAACTCGAGCGAACATGTCCATCTTCAGCTCAGCCAACCCCAGCAGCATGATGAGACACGTTCCAAAGCTATCCAACTAAGCTATTTTTCTTTCATTGCGTAA
- the LOC106301861 gene encoding uncharacterized protein LOC106301861 isoform X1, translating into MIEDTTHSRNQLEWDDEVDDETVDNLVRLIQNGKVFNKAMFVGGLTGIDLSRMRAEKKQKEKEGKDKKEPESLPDVLATDAVDIGASSRIANFIAGIINKKIADALSWEAAKIEQILGKVIIAQREKMEGAVIRSIIGFLGKQMSTAVREEDTSGRGQSGRENVDAANSAGPLLSPKEHGNQSGGAWSPLTRKEPLLHGEDNDSQLRADEVINKVINDVQEFSIPNDLTATENSHNLPLGVATDHESVEHVVVTEVEGFNVTPIVSQEHTSRIAQLPTVDEEETLADTEVCSRPN; encoded by the exons ATGATTGAGGATACTACACACTCGCGTAATCAGTTGGAGTGGGATGACGAGGTCGACGATGAGACTGTCGATAACCTTGTCCGCCTAATTCAAAATGGCAAAGTTTTCAACAAGGCAATGTTTGTTGGGGGCTTAACCGGCATCGATCTGTCTCGTATGAGGGCTGAAAAGAAACAAAAAGAAAAAGAGGGTAAAGATAAAAAGGAACCAGAGAGCCTACCCGACGTTCTCGCTACGGATGCAGTTGACATTGGTGCTTCCAGCCGTATTGCAAACTTTATTGCAGGCATAATTAACAAGAAAATCGCGGATGCTTTATCATGGGAAGCTGCAAAAATCGAGCAGATTCTTGGCAAAGTTATTATAGCTCAACGTGAGAAGATGGAGGGTGCAGTGATTCGGAGCATCATTGGTTTTCTTGGAAAACAAATGTCTACCGCAGTGCGCGAGGAAGACACTAGTGGGAGAGGACAGAGCGGGAGAGAAAATGTTGACGCTGCCAATTCTGCGGGACCGTTGCTATCACCTAAAGAACATGGAAATCAATCAGGTGGGGCGTGGTCGCCACTAACAAGGAAAGAGCCATTGCTACACGGTGAGGACAACGATAGCCAATTACGAGCGGACGAGGTAATAAACAAGGTGATCAATGATGTTCAAGAGTTCTCAATCCCAAATGAT TTAACGGCAACAGAGAATAGTCACAACCTCCCTTTGGGCGTAGCTACAGATCACGAAAGCGTGGAACATGTTGTGGTTACGGAAGTGGAAGGATTTAACGTCACCCCCATAGTATCTCAGGAGCACACATCCCGCATTGCTCAACTGCCTACAGTCGATGAAGAAGAGACACTAGCCGACACCGAGGTATGCTCACGCCCAAATTAG
- the LOC106301860 gene encoding uncharacterized protein LOC106301860: MRTDHHVPITYWKAWKSREVAIEKGFGNTKDAHKMLLSYLEQLALANPGSVVAIETTRDAGDVQRFKYLFISLAASVKGYSYMRKVIVVDGTHLKGKYVGCLLTASAQDGNYQIFSIAFVVVDGENDSSWTWFFQKILEVVEDGYDLVFVSDRHKSIYAALLKMYPRAKHFACLLHLQRNIVTMFKKKHLAYLVSKAARAYRVSDFYRHFNEIKMIDINCADYLVRVGFEHWTRSHCHGLRYNIMTSNIAESLNAALAEARGYPIVVLLDYIRSMLMRWLSGRREASAGCSGVVTPKVEELMSKNFSVSTGLLVRHINGGEFEVRGMDGHPFRVDLDKKVCSCLEFDILLIPCEHAVAAAMHSKRRIDALVGEKFTRNTWAAAYSMSINPTSDYMTPAAEADTLGALNLAPSNTRRPPGRPKKTRIFSRGEFKSGLRWRRPSTCRRCGGADHNCATCKMPI; the protein is encoded by the exons ATGCGCACTGATCACCATGTTCCCATAACATACTGGAAGGCTTGGAAATCTAGGGAAGTTGCAATTGAGAAAGGCTTTGGTAACACTAAGGACGCCCACAAGATGCTTCTTTCTTATCTGGAGCAGTTGGCTCTCGCTAATCCTGGTTCTGTCGTGGCTATAGAAACAACACGTGATGCTGGAGACGTCCAACGTTTCAAATATCTCTTCATCTCACTTGCCGCTTCTGTTAAGGGTTATAGCTACATGAGAAAGGTGATTGTAGTAGACGGCACTCACCTTAAAGGGAAGTATGTTGGCTGCTTACTCACTGCTAGTGCGCAAGACGGAAATTACCAAATTTTCTCTATTGCCTTTGTTGTGGTTGATGGAGAAAACGACAGCTCCTGGACTTGGTTCTTCCAAAAGATTTTGGAGGTCGTGGAGGATGGGTATGATCTGGTCTTTGTCTCCGACAGGCACAAGTCCATCTACGCTGCTCTTCTGAAG ATGTACCCCCGAGCCAAGCATTTTGCTTGTCTTCTCCATCTGCAGCGGAACATCGTCACTATGTTCAAGAAGAAGCACCTAGCTTACTTGGTCTCGAAGGCAGCTAGGGCCTACCGTGTCTCTGATTTCTACAGGCACTTCAATGAGATAAAGATGATCGACATTAACTGTGCTGATTATCTAGTCAGGGTTGGTTTCGAACATTGGACTCGGTCCCACTGTCATGGCTTGCGTTACAATATTATGACCAGTAACATAGCCGAGTCACTCAATGCCGCTTTGGCGGAAGCAAGGGGATATCCAATAGTTGTGCTGCTTGATTACATTAGGTCTATGCTGATGAGGTGGTTGTCAGGAAGGCGTGAGGCATCAGCTGGGTGCAGCGGTGTTGTGACGCCAAAGGTAGAAGAGCTGATGTCCAAGAATTTCAGTGTTTCAACGGGGTTGCTTGTCCGTCACATCAATGGGGGTGAGTTTGAGGTTCGTGGCATGGATGGACACCCTTTCAGGGTTGACCTTGATAAGAAGGTTTGTAGCTGCCTAGAGTTTGATATACTCTTGATCCCCTGTGAGCATGCTGTCGCTGCTGCGATGCACTCAAAGCGCAGGATAGATGCTCTCGTTGGTGAGAAGTTCACGCGCAACACTTGGGCAGCTGCTTACTCCATGAGCATCAATCCCACCAGTGATTATATGACTCCAGCTGCTGAGGCTGACACTCTTGGTGCGCTGAACCTTGCACCGTCAAATACAAGACGCCCACCAGGGAGGCCTAAGAAGACAAGGATCTTCTCGCGTGGTGAATTCAAA AGTGGTCTCCGTTGGCGTCGCCCAAGTACTTGTAGGAGGTGCGGTGGAGCGGATCACAACTGTGCCACCTGTAAAATGCCAATATGA
- the LOC106301861 gene encoding uncharacterized protein LOC106301861 isoform X2, which translates to MIEDTTHSRNQLEWDDEVDDETVDNLVRLIQNGKVFNKAMFVGGLTGIDLSRMRAEKKQKEKEGKDKKEPESLPDVLATDAVDIGASSRIANFIAGIINKKIADALSWEAAKIEQILGKVIIAQREKMEGAVIRSIIGFLGKQMSTAVREEDTSGRGQSGRENVDAANSAGPLLSPKEHGNQSGGAWSPLTRKEPLLHGEDNDSQLRADEVINKVINDVQEFSIPNDLTATENSHNLPLGVATDHESVEHVVVTEVEGFNVTPIVSQEHTSRIAQLPTVDEEETLADTEVAQL; encoded by the exons ATGATTGAGGATACTACACACTCGCGTAATCAGTTGGAGTGGGATGACGAGGTCGACGATGAGACTGTCGATAACCTTGTCCGCCTAATTCAAAATGGCAAAGTTTTCAACAAGGCAATGTTTGTTGGGGGCTTAACCGGCATCGATCTGTCTCGTATGAGGGCTGAAAAGAAACAAAAAGAAAAAGAGGGTAAAGATAAAAAGGAACCAGAGAGCCTACCCGACGTTCTCGCTACGGATGCAGTTGACATTGGTGCTTCCAGCCGTATTGCAAACTTTATTGCAGGCATAATTAACAAGAAAATCGCGGATGCTTTATCATGGGAAGCTGCAAAAATCGAGCAGATTCTTGGCAAAGTTATTATAGCTCAACGTGAGAAGATGGAGGGTGCAGTGATTCGGAGCATCATTGGTTTTCTTGGAAAACAAATGTCTACCGCAGTGCGCGAGGAAGACACTAGTGGGAGAGGACAGAGCGGGAGAGAAAATGTTGACGCTGCCAATTCTGCGGGACCGTTGCTATCACCTAAAGAACATGGAAATCAATCAGGTGGGGCGTGGTCGCCACTAACAAGGAAAGAGCCATTGCTACACGGTGAGGACAACGATAGCCAATTACGAGCGGACGAGGTAATAAACAAGGTGATCAATGATGTTCAAGAGTTCTCAATCCCAAATGAT TTAACGGCAACAGAGAATAGTCACAACCTCCCTTTGGGCGTAGCTACAGATCACGAAAGCGTGGAACATGTTGTGGTTACGGAAGTGGAAGGATTTAACGTCACCCCCATAGTATCTCAGGAGCACACATCCCGCATTGCTCAACTGCCTACAGTCGATGAAGAAGAGACACTAGCCGACACCGAG GTGGCACAGTTGTGA